A window of Reinekea marina contains these coding sequences:
- a CDS encoding ParA family protein: MQVWSVANQKGGVGKTTSVVSIGALLAEQGHRVLLFDLDPQGSLTSYFGHNPDDIAHSAFDLFMNNGEIPDEVLNEVIIKTSVENMDMIPASTALATLERNISQQEGMGLVVSKTLAKLWDDYDFALIDTPPLLGVLLINSLAACRKLLVPVQTEFLALKGLERMVHTISMVMRSQKRDLDYLVIPTMFDRRTQASTKTLKALREQHEGHIWHTAIPVDTRLRDASREGKAINQLDRNSRGARAYSILLKTLLEPK, translated from the coding sequence ATGCAAGTCTGGTCAGTCGCTAACCAAAAAGGCGGCGTCGGTAAAACTACCTCTGTAGTGTCCATTGGCGCATTGCTTGCTGAACAAGGCCACCGGGTCTTATTGTTTGATCTTGACCCACAAGGGTCACTGACCAGTTATTTTGGCCACAACCCAGATGACATTGCGCACAGTGCCTTTGATTTATTTATGAACAATGGCGAAATTCCTGATGAAGTGTTGAATGAAGTGATTATAAAGACTAGTGTTGAAAATATGGACATGATTCCAGCTTCAACGGCATTAGCAACCTTAGAGCGTAACATCAGCCAACAAGAAGGTATGGGGTTGGTCGTGTCTAAAACACTGGCAAAGTTGTGGGATGATTACGATTTTGCATTGATCGATACTCCGCCATTGTTAGGTGTTTTGCTGATAAATTCATTGGCGGCTTGTCGAAAGCTGTTGGTTCCAGTTCAAACTGAATTCCTTGCGCTTAAAGGATTAGAGCGAATGGTTCATACCATTTCAATGGTCATGAGATCGCAAAAAAGAGATTTAGATTATCTTGTTATTCCAACGATGTTTGATCGTCGAACTCAGGCTTCCACAAAAACCTTAAAAGCTTTAAGAGAGCAACACGAAGGCCACATATGGCATACTGCCATTCCTGTAGACACTCGCCTTCGTGATGCAAGTCGAGAAGGGAAAGCCATTAACCAGTTGGATCGAAATTCTCGCGGTGCGCGGGCCTACAGCATATTGCTTAAAACACTCTTAGAGCCGAAATAA
- a CDS encoding chemotaxis protein CheA gives MGFEADDEILQDFMVEAGEILEQLSEQLVDLENRPDDKDLLNSIFRGFHTVKGGAGFLQLTELVDCCHVAENVFDTLRNGQRSVDAELMDYVLQALDSVNEMFAAIGSEDGLQPADPALIEKLYYYAKPESETGPSDSAAEESVEVEEPVAEAEPEPDSSASNASEDGEPGDDITDAEFEQLLDAINPKEAAAPAKAPEPEQADAASASAGDGDEITDDEFEALLDQLHGKGKFKAESEASGKPAADTSAKPADSSTAPAAEPSGSPSNDEITDDEFEALLDQLHGKGKFAAGESDAKPEQAAKPAPKASEPDPEPVKKPEPAPAPKPAAAKKPEPVKAEAAKPAAAAKPAAAAKPAAGGAKAPAAAATQDTTVRVDTQRLDDIMNMVGELVLVRNRLVRLGSELEDESLQKAVSNLNVVTADLQSSVMKTRMQPIKKVFGRFPRVVRDLARNLKKEVTLELVGEETDLDKNLVDALADPLVHLVRNSVDHGVESPDVRVSRGKPKMGTIILAAEQEGDHILLTIKDDGSGMDAEKLRSIAVDRGVMDQEAADRLTEKECFSLIFAPGFSTKEVISDVSGRGVGMDVVKTKISQLNGTVDIDSKLDVGTTINIKVPLTLAIMPTLMVMLGHQAFALPLASVNEIFHLNLSQTNVVDGQEIVLVRGKPIPLYYLNRWLTDYQPEGGVKEPTQGHVVVVSVGIKTVGLVVDQLVGQEEVVIKPLGKLLQGTEGMAGATITGDGRMALILDIPGLLKAHTGA, from the coding sequence ATGGGCTTTGAAGCGGATGACGAAATTCTCCAAGATTTTATGGTAGAAGCCGGTGAAATTTTAGAGCAGCTGTCTGAACAGCTTGTCGATTTGGAAAATAGACCGGACGATAAAGACTTATTGAATTCCATTTTCCGTGGCTTCCATACTGTAAAAGGCGGGGCCGGATTCTTACAGCTAACGGAACTCGTAGACTGCTGCCACGTTGCTGAAAACGTTTTTGACACTCTTCGAAACGGTCAACGCTCCGTTGATGCCGAGCTCATGGATTATGTGTTACAAGCCTTAGATTCTGTTAACGAAATGTTCGCGGCTATTGGTTCTGAAGATGGTTTACAGCCCGCAGACCCTGCGCTTATTGAAAAACTTTACTACTATGCAAAACCCGAATCTGAGACAGGTCCCAGTGATTCGGCCGCTGAAGAGTCTGTCGAGGTTGAAGAGCCCGTTGCAGAGGCTGAACCGGAACCCGACTCGAGTGCTTCAAATGCCAGTGAAGACGGAGAGCCTGGCGACGATATTACCGATGCTGAATTCGAGCAATTATTGGATGCCATAAACCCTAAGGAGGCTGCTGCACCGGCTAAAGCACCCGAGCCCGAGCAAGCCGATGCCGCCTCGGCAAGTGCTGGTGACGGTGATGAAATTACTGACGATGAATTTGAAGCTTTACTGGATCAGCTTCATGGTAAGGGTAAATTTAAAGCCGAATCAGAGGCTTCAGGTAAACCGGCCGCTGATACAAGCGCAAAACCCGCCGACTCGAGTACTGCGCCTGCAGCCGAACCCAGTGGCTCACCGAGTAATGACGAAATTACCGACGATGAGTTTGAGGCGCTACTTGATCAGCTGCATGGCAAAGGCAAGTTCGCTGCTGGCGAGAGTGATGCTAAGCCAGAGCAAGCCGCTAAACCGGCGCCCAAAGCAAGCGAACCTGATCCTGAGCCGGTTAAAAAGCCTGAGCCAGCTCCAGCACCTAAACCCGCTGCGGCGAAGAAGCCAGAGCCAGTCAAAGCTGAAGCGGCTAAACCAGCGGCTGCGGCTAAACCGGCGGCCGCCGCAAAACCAGCTGCCGGAGGCGCTAAAGCACCGGCCGCGGCCGCGACTCAAGATACAACCGTTCGTGTTGATACCCAACGGCTCGATGATATTATGAACATGGTTGGCGAACTGGTGCTGGTGAGAAACCGCTTAGTGCGTCTGGGCAGTGAACTTGAAGATGAGTCTTTGCAAAAAGCCGTCAGTAACCTAAATGTCGTCACCGCCGATTTACAATCATCTGTTATGAAAACTCGAATGCAACCTATTAAGAAAGTATTCGGGCGTTTTCCTCGAGTTGTTCGCGATTTGGCGCGTAACTTGAAGAAAGAAGTAACTTTGGAGTTGGTCGGTGAAGAAACCGATTTAGATAAAAACTTAGTAGATGCTTTGGCCGATCCTTTGGTGCATTTGGTTCGTAACTCGGTCGATCACGGTGTTGAAAGCCCTGATGTCAGAGTGTCACGCGGTAAGCCTAAGATGGGCACTATTATTTTGGCCGCTGAACAAGAAGGTGATCATATTTTACTGACCATTAAAGACGATGGTAGTGGTATGGATGCCGAAAAATTACGCAGTATCGCTGTTGATCGAGGTGTAATGGATCAAGAAGCGGCCGATAGACTCACTGAAAAAGAATGTTTCAGCTTAATCTTTGCGCCAGGTTTCAGTACCAAAGAAGTTATTTCGGATGTTTCCGGCCGAGGCGTCGGGATGGACGTAGTGAAAACCAAAATTTCACAACTTAATGGTACCGTCGATATAGACTCGAAATTAGATGTTGGGACTACGATCAATATTAAAGTACCGTTAACTTTAGCCATTATGCCTACCTTGATGGTCATGTTAGGTCATCAAGCTTTTGCTCTGCCTCTGGCGAGCGTTAACGAAATTTTCCACCTTAATTTGTCGCAAACCAATGTCGTCGATGGCCAAGAAATTGTCTTAGTCCGTGGAAAGCCAATTCCATTGTATTATTTAAACAGATGGCTAACCGATTACCAACCAGAAGGTGGTGTGAAAGAGCCAACCCAAGGTCATGTGGTGGTGGTTTCTGTTGGAATTAAAACGGTCGGTCTTGTTGTTGATCAGTTGGTGGGGCAAGAAGAGGTGGTCATCAAACCGCTGGGCAAGTTACTGCAGGGTACCGAGGGTATGGCAGGTGCAACCATCACCGGTGATGGCCGAATGGCATTAATTTTAGATATTCCAGGGTTGCTGAAAGCGCACACTGGTGCATAA
- a CDS encoding protein phosphatase CheZ, translated as MSEIEHDSNEFEELLKAKAPELMQHVEAGNIELAVNVLEQLQQARMPDIGSDYDLVSALKEKALVLHDKIEDGELEEAMTTLQEMQTVRDRGLYQEVGKLTRALHSAITNFHIDGDDEVDHNDITNMSEATDRLSYVMKLTDRAANKTLDLVEDSLPVADALKDEASSLKAEWERLVQREMTPDEFRGLYWRLDEFFKRLDDDTQKLSGNMTEILMAQDFQDLTGQVITKVTGLVKEVETSLVDLVFMASQVEQITGMVTKGEESKSMVDKDMKGHGPQINSENDEEVMGSQDDVDDLLSSLGF; from the coding sequence ATGTCGGAAATAGAACATGACTCTAATGAGTTTGAGGAGCTGCTGAAAGCTAAAGCACCTGAACTTATGCAACATGTTGAAGCGGGTAACATTGAATTAGCCGTAAATGTGTTAGAGCAATTACAACAAGCACGGATGCCAGATATCGGTAGCGACTACGATCTTGTTTCTGCGCTGAAAGAAAAAGCATTAGTTTTGCATGATAAAATTGAAGATGGTGAGCTTGAAGAAGCAATGACCACTTTGCAAGAAATGCAAACTGTGCGTGACCGTGGCTTATATCAGGAAGTCGGCAAGCTTACCCGTGCATTGCACAGTGCTATTACCAATTTTCATATTGATGGCGATGATGAAGTTGATCACAACGACATTACCAATATGAGTGAGGCGACCGATCGGCTGAGCTATGTGATGAAATTAACTGATCGAGCCGCAAATAAAACACTCGATTTAGTGGAAGACAGTCTTCCCGTAGCAGACGCATTGAAAGATGAAGCCAGTTCATTGAAAGCAGAATGGGAACGTTTGGTTCAACGTGAGATGACGCCTGATGAATTTCGAGGGCTTTATTGGCGGTTAGATGAATTTTTTAAACGGTTAGATGACGATACCCAGAAACTATCGGGCAATATGACTGAAATATTGATGGCTCAAGATTTCCAAGATTTAACCGGTCAGGTCATCACTAAAGTTACTGGGTTGGTGAAAGAAGTCGAAACCAGCCTAGTAGACCTAGTCTTTATGGCGAGCCAAGTTGAGCAAATCACCGGAATGGTAACAAAAGGTGAAGAATCGAAATCAATGGTCGATAAAGACATGAAAGGGCACGGTCCACAGATTAATTCAGAAAATGATGAAGAAGTGATGGGCAGCCAAGATGATGTTGACGATCTTTTATCTAGTTTAGGTTTTTAA
- the cheY gene encoding chemotaxis response regulator CheY: protein MKILVVDDFSTMRRIVKNLLRDLGFTNTQEADDGATAWPMLQSSDFDFVVTDWNMPGMTGIELLQKIRSDDRLKDIPVLMVTAEAKRDQIVAAAQAGVNGYVVKPFTAAALKEKIEKIFERVDG from the coding sequence ATGAAAATTCTAGTTGTTGACGATTTTTCAACCATGCGACGAATCGTTAAGAACTTGTTGCGAGATCTGGGTTTCACGAATACACAAGAAGCTGACGATGGCGCAACGGCTTGGCCTATGTTGCAATCGAGCGACTTTGATTTTGTGGTAACCGATTGGAATATGCCAGGCATGACGGGTATTGAGTTATTGCAGAAAATTCGTAGTGACGACCGGCTGAAAGATATTCCCGTATTAATGGTGACTGCCGAAGCTAAGCGCGACCAAATCGTTGCAGCGGCTCAAGCAGGGGTAAACGGCTACGTCGTTAAGCCATTCACTGCTGCGGCGCTAAAAGAAAAAATTGAAAAAATCTTTGAGCGCGTAGACGGCTAG
- a CDS encoding MinD/ParA family protein has protein sequence MNSVNPVQVVAVSGGKGGVGKSNVSVNMAIALAEQGKRVVLLDADLGLANLDILLGLSVNKNISDVLAGEATLSEVMVEGPSGIKIIPASSGTQQMANLGEVEHAGIITAFSELSDYMDVLIVDTAAGISKTVTSFVRASQETLIVVTDEPTSIADAYALIKVLERDCRLNRFRVVANMVRTPKEGQALFNKLATVADRFLDVTLQYCGSIPMDEAVRKSVQRQKAVLEAYPRSKAAVAYRSLAQKVATWPLPVTPKGNLEFFVERLVQGVGVA, from the coding sequence ATGAATTCAGTGAACCCAGTACAAGTAGTCGCGGTATCCGGCGGAAAAGGTGGTGTCGGGAAAAGCAATGTATCTGTAAATATGGCAATAGCGTTGGCCGAACAGGGCAAACGCGTGGTATTGCTTGATGCCGATCTTGGGTTAGCGAATCTTGATATATTGTTAGGCTTATCTGTGAATAAAAACATCAGTGATGTTTTGGCAGGTGAAGCCACTTTATCTGAAGTCATGGTAGAAGGCCCTTCAGGAATAAAAATCATTCCAGCCTCTTCAGGTACTCAACAAATGGCCAATTTAGGCGAAGTTGAACACGCAGGTATTATCACCGCCTTCAGTGAATTGTCTGATTATATGGATGTGCTAATTGTTGATACCGCGGCCGGTATTTCAAAAACAGTGACGAGTTTTGTTCGTGCAAGCCAAGAAACTCTGATTGTCGTGACCGATGAACCCACCTCTATTGCCGATGCTTATGCGCTGATTAAAGTTCTAGAACGAGATTGTCGTCTTAATCGATTCCGTGTTGTCGCAAACATGGTTCGTACGCCAAAAGAAGGGCAAGCATTGTTTAATAAGTTGGCAACCGTCGCGGATCGCTTCTTAGATGTAACCTTACAATATTGCGGCTCTATCCCTATGGATGAAGCCGTACGAAAATCCGTGCAGCGTCAAAAAGCTGTATTAGAGGCGTATCCACGTTCAAAAGCTGCTGTTGCTTATCGATCGTTGGCGCAAAAAGTCGCAACCTGGCCACTCCCTGTAACACCAAAAGGCAATCTAGAGTTTTTTGTCGAGCGTTTAGTGCAAGGTGTTGGGGTCGCCTAA
- a CDS encoding chemotaxis protein CheW produces MTAQTLKAGDDPILQWVTFRLENETYGINVMQVSEVLRYNEIAPVPGAPSYVIGIINLRGNVVTVVDTRERFGLPKTDITDSTRIVMLETDDQVVGILVDAVAEVVYLRQSEIEVAPNVGNNENARYIQGVSHKNDELLILIEIKNLLTETEWAELAEL; encoded by the coding sequence ATGACAGCACAAACACTGAAAGCCGGAGATGATCCTATTCTCCAGTGGGTTACTTTCCGATTGGAAAATGAGACCTATGGTATCAACGTTATGCAAGTCTCTGAAGTGCTGCGTTATAACGAAATTGCGCCCGTGCCAGGTGCGCCGTCTTATGTAATTGGCATTATTAACTTGCGCGGTAATGTCGTGACCGTGGTTGATACGCGTGAACGCTTTGGGTTGCCCAAAACCGATATCACCGACAGTACTCGTATTGTCATGCTTGAAACGGATGATCAGGTGGTGGGTATTTTAGTTGATGCGGTTGCCGAAGTGGTGTATTTGCGTCAATCAGAAATAGAAGTCGCCCCGAACGTTGGCAATAACGAAAACGCCCGTTACATTCAAGGGGTTAGCCATAAGAATGACGAATTACTCATTTTAATCGAAATCAAAAATTTATTGACTGAGACTGAGTGGGCCGAATTGGCCGAATTGTAA
- a CDS encoding protein-glutamate methylesterase/protein-glutamine glutaminase: MPVKVLIVDDSSFFRNQIKAILEANPQIKVVGEASNGREAIDKTKLLKPDIITMDYEMPLMDGITSVRHIMNETPTPILMFSSLTLKGARVTLDALEAGAVDFLPKSYEKVSGSNSSLRQILVQKILTLTKPAVKMPSAAPANLQEKASVVKPKSAKAKTYAQRFEIVMIGTSTGGPVALQKVLTQLPANYPVPILLIQHMPGTFTGAFAERLNNLCNISVQEAKDGDSLKPGTAYLAPGGQQMILSQKGKLKVMAGEERLNYKPSVDLTFGSAVKYYGRNVLAIVLTGMGADGREGARLLKSVGAAVWAQEGSTCVIDGMPSAVVKANLADEIIPLEDVSQRMKSVV, encoded by the coding sequence ATGCCTGTTAAGGTTTTGATAGTTGATGATTCATCGTTTTTTAGAAATCAGATAAAGGCAATACTTGAAGCGAACCCGCAAATTAAAGTCGTAGGCGAAGCCAGCAATGGCCGCGAAGCTATAGATAAAACCAAATTGCTCAAACCCGATATCATCACAATGGATTATGAAATGCCATTGATGGATGGTATCACCTCGGTTCGTCATATCATGAACGAGACACCAACCCCTATTTTAATGTTTTCGTCATTAACTCTGAAAGGTGCACGAGTCACCTTAGATGCATTGGAAGCAGGCGCTGTTGACTTCTTGCCAAAATCATACGAAAAAGTGTCGGGGTCAAATTCAAGCTTACGGCAAATATTAGTTCAGAAAATCCTAACGCTGACAAAACCTGCGGTAAAAATGCCTTCGGCGGCTCCTGCCAACTTGCAAGAGAAAGCCTCGGTAGTCAAACCCAAAAGTGCGAAGGCAAAAACCTATGCGCAACGATTCGAGATTGTAATGATAGGTACTTCTACAGGGGGGCCAGTGGCATTGCAAAAAGTACTGACCCAGTTGCCGGCTAATTATCCTGTACCAATCTTATTAATACAGCATATGCCAGGTACATTCACCGGAGCGTTTGCTGAGCGGCTTAATAATTTATGTAATATATCTGTGCAAGAAGCGAAAGATGGCGATTCATTGAAACCTGGCACGGCTTATTTAGCGCCAGGTGGGCAACAAATGATCTTATCGCAAAAAGGTAAGTTAAAAGTGATGGCAGGCGAAGAACGCTTAAATTATAAGCCTTCTGTCGATCTAACATTTGGCAGCGCCGTGAAATATTATGGCCGTAATGTGTTAGCCATTGTATTAACCGGCATGGGAGCTGATGGTCGTGAAGGTGCCCGTTTATTGAAATCGGTCGGAGCCGCCGTTTGGGCGCAAGAAGGCTCTACCTGCGTGATCGATGGTATGCCATCTGCGGTTGTAAAGGCTAATTTGGCCGATGAAATTATCCCTCTAGAAGACGTCAGTCAACGAATGAAGTCAGTCGTTTAA
- a CDS encoding chemotaxis protein CheW, with the protein MKDSATSKVKTKTAVVSNKLAVMSYLDEMLHVATSTAEEMEAKSADPKPVVVPEIIQPEPEPEPEPEPEPEPEPEPEPEPEPEPEPEPEPEPEPEPEPEPEPEPEPEPEPEPEPEPEPEPEPEPEPEPVPETGPKLAADGYPEWAQGRFECLVFQVEGLKLAVPLLLLGNIHPLDKELTALFDQPDWFIGLLPVAQERNIRVVDTAQLVMPERHKPENKERLRYAVGVHDSDWAFGADSIEGSITLTTDRVKWRSTRTSRPWLAGTVISEMCALVDLDAFDRILNG; encoded by the coding sequence GTGAAAGATTCTGCGACTTCAAAGGTGAAAACTAAAACCGCCGTTGTTTCTAATAAATTGGCGGTAATGTCATACCTGGATGAAATGTTGCATGTTGCCACCAGTACTGCGGAAGAAATGGAAGCAAAATCGGCTGATCCAAAGCCTGTCGTCGTGCCTGAAATAATTCAACCAGAGCCAGAACCAGAGCCAGAGCCAGAACCAGAGCCAGAGCCAGAGCCAGAGCCAGAGCCAGAGCCAGAACCAGAGCCAGAACCGGAACCAGAGCCAGAACCAGAACCAGAACCAGAACCAGAGCCAGAGCCAGAGCCAGAGCCAGAACCAGAGCCAGAGCCAGAGCCAGAGCCAGAGCCAGAACCAGAGCCAGAGCCAGAGCCAGAGCCAGTGCCTGAAACGGGCCCTAAATTGGCAGCCGATGGTTACCCAGAATGGGCTCAAGGCCGATTCGAATGCTTGGTTTTTCAAGTTGAAGGGCTAAAATTGGCCGTTCCTTTATTGTTGCTGGGGAATATACATCCGTTGGATAAAGAATTAACCGCATTGTTTGATCAGCCCGACTGGTTCATAGGTTTATTACCCGTTGCTCAAGAACGTAACATACGAGTAGTCGATACGGCTCAGTTAGTGATGCCAGAGCGGCATAAGCCAGAAAACAAAGAGCGATTGCGATACGCAGTTGGCGTACACGATTCAGATTGGGCGTTTGGTGCCGATTCTATCGAGGGGTCAATCACGTTAACCACTGATCGAGTGAAATGGCGATCTACCCGAACCAGTCGTCCTTGGTTGGCTGGAACGGTAATTTCGGAGATGTGCGCGTTGGTCGATTTAGATGCGTTTGATCGAATATTGAATGGTTAG
- a CDS encoding MlaA family lipoprotein: MVERTTNRLISAPLFCLLALLFSLNSGAYAQNNDPLEPINRVSHGFNEVLDTFLLKPVSKTYQFIMPEFAERGVRNVFTNVGEVRNIVHNGLQGKGKGVLQSTGRLLINSTVGIGGLFDVATKIGIPVEREDLGQTLGSWGVKPGPYLVVPFFGPSSLRDSLGLFGDPALSPITYAPVQVEIKTGLSLLSAVQTRADLLSAEGILAGDTYVNYREAYLSKREFDVNDGQIETDDFIDDDFEMDEDEGFLDEAF; encoded by the coding sequence TTGGTTGAAAGAACAACAAACCGCTTAATAAGCGCACCCTTATTTTGTTTACTTGCACTGCTGTTTAGCCTAAACAGCGGTGCCTATGCGCAAAACAACGACCCTCTTGAGCCCATAAACCGTGTGTCGCATGGTTTTAATGAGGTGCTTGATACCTTTTTGTTAAAACCCGTCTCTAAAACTTACCAATTTATCATGCCAGAATTCGCCGAGCGTGGCGTACGGAACGTTTTTACAAATGTCGGCGAAGTGCGGAATATTGTGCATAACGGTTTGCAAGGTAAAGGCAAAGGTGTGCTGCAATCTACAGGGCGGCTATTAATTAACTCGACAGTGGGCATTGGAGGGTTGTTTGATGTTGCTACTAAAATTGGCATTCCTGTCGAACGAGAAGATCTTGGCCAAACGTTGGGGAGTTGGGGTGTAAAGCCGGGGCCTTACCTAGTAGTACCATTTTTTGGGCCTTCCTCGTTGCGTGATTCGCTTGGCTTATTTGGCGACCCGGCACTGAGCCCAATCACATACGCGCCCGTTCAGGTAGAAATTAAAACCGGCCTGAGCCTTTTGTCGGCTGTTCAGACTCGAGCCGATCTGTTATCGGCCGAAGGGATACTCGCTGGAGATACCTATGTCAATTATCGCGAAGCATACTTATCTAAGCGCGAATTCGACGTCAATGATGGCCAAATCGAAACCGATGACTTTATAGATGACGATTTCGAAATGGACGAAGATGAAGGCTTCTTAGATGAAGCGTTTTAA
- a CDS encoding PilZ domain-containing protein, which translates to MILLPPFHHLQLIKSHWSSASILTFVSCVVTVALLRSKRNSFDSDIFIRYWYCTRMHQRDHHRSVKMSLIDKDYEEKRDFIRMTMNATATLTEADGTSLAVKVVDLSATGMHLESNKAIAVSSSVVVIVESPNAQFQSMEAQCDVVRCIELSETKFDIGLEVKSIS; encoded by the coding sequence TTGATTCTCTTACCGCCTTTTCATCATCTACAATTAATAAAGTCGCATTGGTCATCGGCTTCGATACTTACATTTGTGTCTTGTGTCGTCACCGTAGCCTTACTACGTTCTAAACGCAATAGTTTTGACAGCGACATTTTTATCAGATATTGGTATTGCACAAGAATGCACCAAAGAGACCACCACAGGAGCGTTAAAATGAGCTTGATCGACAAAGACTATGAGGAAAAGCGTGACTTTATTCGAATGACGATGAACGCCACAGCCACTCTTACCGAGGCAGATGGAACCTCTCTCGCGGTGAAAGTAGTTGATTTAAGCGCGACAGGCATGCATTTGGAGTCTAACAAGGCGATTGCCGTGAGCTCCAGTGTTGTGGTGATCGTTGAATCACCCAACGCACAGTTTCAATCGATGGAAGCCCAGTGCGATGTGGTCCGATGCATTGAGCTGAGTGAAACAAAATTCGATATTGGCTTAGAAGTGAAATCGATCAGTTAA
- a CDS encoding RNA polymerase sigma factor FliA, translating into MYKTEKTINYEQMIDQYGLLVKRIAHHLLARLPDSVQLEDLIQSGMIGLFEAAGNYDQSKGASFETYAGIRIRGSMLDEIRKGDWIPRSVHRNSRRISDAIHVIEMREGRDAQDHEIAEELNISIDQYFGLLKDTQGSRLFSFEELVENNNSEHKEPRPELVDGEAPIVGLQNDQMNDQLVEAMKALPEREQIVIALYYEEELNLKEIGAVIGVSESRVSQIHSQATMRLRSKMRDWT; encoded by the coding sequence ATGTATAAAACCGAAAAAACGATTAATTATGAACAAATGATCGATCAGTATGGACTATTGGTCAAACGTATTGCTCATCATTTACTCGCTCGGCTGCCCGATAGCGTGCAGCTAGAAGATCTAATTCAATCGGGCATGATTGGGCTATTTGAAGCCGCCGGCAATTACGATCAAAGCAAAGGGGCGAGTTTTGAAACCTATGCCGGAATTCGTATTCGAGGCTCAATGCTAGATGAAATTCGTAAGGGCGACTGGATACCGAGAAGTGTGCATCGTAACTCTAGGCGTATTTCTGATGCTATTCACGTAATTGAAATGCGTGAAGGCCGTGATGCTCAAGATCACGAAATTGCTGAAGAATTAAACATCAGCATAGATCAATATTTTGGTTTATTAAAAGACACGCAAGGCTCTCGTTTATTTAGCTTTGAAGAACTTGTCGAAAACAATAATTCAGAGCATAAAGAGCCTAGACCCGAACTAGTGGATGGTGAAGCCCCTATTGTTGGGTTACAAAATGATCAAATGAACGATCAGCTCGTTGAAGCCATGAAAGCGCTGCCCGAACGGGAGCAAATTGTCATTGCACTTTATTACGAAGAGGAATTAAACCTTAAGGAAATAGGCGCGGTGATCGGCGTAAGTGAATCTCGAGTGAGCCAAATCCATTCTCAGGCAACCATGCGTTTGCGTTCTAAAATGCGTGACTGGACCTGA